One window of the Klebsiella oxytoca genome contains the following:
- the rtcR gene encoding RNA repair transcriptional activator RtcR: MRKTVAFGFVGTVLDYVGRGSQRWEKWRPTLCLCQQETLVVHRLELLYDARSRGLFETLKQDIASVSPETEVIGVEITIRNPWDFEEVYACLHDFARSHTFHPEDEDYLIHITTGTHVAQICWFLLAEARYLPARLAQTSPPHKKDKPHSSGGITIIDLDLSRYNNIASRFAQEREETLNFLKSGIETRNQRFNRMIEQIERVAIRSRSPILLNGPTGAGKSFLARRIYELKLARHQFNGPFVEVNCATLRGDTAMSTLFGHVKGAFTGAREERAGLLRSANGGMLFLDEIGELGADEQAMLLKAIEEQRFYPFGSDQQVSSDFQLIAGTVRDLRQLVANGQFREDLYARINLWTFELPGLRQRQEDIEPNLDYEIERHAALTGDSVRFNTEARRAWLTFATSPQASWNGNFRELSASVTRMATLAENGRITVNTVEDEIERLRYSWNDNRPSVLDTLLGAEAENIDLFDRLHLQNVIAVCQQAKTISDAGRQLFNVSRLGKATVNDADRLRKYLARFGLSWETLKNQHSSS; this comes from the coding sequence ATGCGTAAAACGGTGGCTTTCGGTTTTGTCGGTACGGTACTGGATTACGTTGGCCGCGGCAGCCAGCGCTGGGAAAAATGGCGGCCAACCTTATGCCTGTGCCAGCAGGAAACATTGGTCGTTCATCGCCTTGAGCTGCTGTACGACGCCCGTTCGCGCGGCTTGTTTGAAACCTTAAAGCAGGATATCGCCAGCGTCTCGCCGGAAACGGAGGTCATCGGCGTCGAGATAACCATCCGCAATCCGTGGGATTTCGAAGAGGTTTACGCCTGCCTGCACGATTTCGCCCGCAGCCATACGTTCCATCCGGAAGATGAAGACTATCTGATTCATATTACTACCGGCACTCACGTGGCGCAGATCTGCTGGTTCCTGCTGGCCGAAGCGCGCTATCTCCCGGCACGGTTAGCGCAAACCTCACCGCCGCACAAGAAAGATAAGCCGCACAGCTCCGGCGGCATAACAATCATTGATCTCGACCTCAGCCGTTATAACAACATCGCCAGCCGCTTTGCCCAGGAACGGGAAGAAACGCTTAACTTTCTGAAATCCGGCATCGAAACCCGTAACCAGCGTTTCAATCGGATGATTGAGCAAATCGAGCGCGTCGCGATACGTTCCCGCTCCCCCATCCTGCTCAACGGTCCCACTGGCGCAGGGAAATCGTTTCTCGCCCGCCGCATCTATGAGTTAAAGCTGGCGCGCCATCAGTTTAACGGCCCGTTTGTCGAAGTGAACTGCGCGACTCTGCGCGGCGATACCGCGATGTCGACGTTATTTGGCCATGTCAAAGGCGCCTTTACCGGCGCGCGGGAGGAGCGGGCCGGTCTGCTGCGCAGCGCGAACGGGGGGATGCTTTTTCTCGACGAGATTGGCGAGCTGGGCGCGGATGAACAGGCGATGCTGCTTAAGGCCATTGAAGAACAACGCTTTTATCCCTTCGGCAGCGACCAGCAGGTTAGCAGCGATTTTCAGCTCATCGCCGGAACCGTGCGCGATTTGCGCCAGCTGGTTGCCAATGGTCAGTTCCGCGAGGACCTGTACGCGCGTATCAATCTGTGGACCTTTGAACTACCCGGCCTGCGCCAGCGGCAGGAAGATATCGAGCCGAATCTCGATTATGAAATTGAGCGTCACGCCGCGCTAACCGGCGACAGCGTACGTTTCAATACCGAAGCGCGCCGCGCGTGGCTGACATTCGCCACCTCGCCGCAGGCGTCGTGGAACGGCAATTTCCGCGAGCTTTCAGCCAGCGTCACCCGCATGGCAACCCTGGCGGAAAACGGTCGCATTACGGTAAATACGGTAGAGGATGAGATTGAGCGTCTACGCTACAGCTGGAATGATAACCGCCCTTCAGTGCTCGATACGCTCTTAGGGGCGGAGGCGGAAAATATCGATCTGTTCGACCGTTTGCATCTGCAGAACGTCATTGCCGTATGCCAGCAGGCTAAAACCATTTCCGATGCCGGACGTCAGCTCTTTAACGTCTCGCGCCTCGGCAAAGCCACCGTCAACGACGCGGACCGGCTGCGTAAGTATCTGGCGCGCTTTGGCCTGAGCTGGGAAACGCTGAAAAATCAGCACAGCTCCAGCTGA
- a CDS encoding DeoR/GlpR family transcriptional regulator has product MKQTQRHDAIIELVKKQGYVSTEELVEQFAVSPQTIRRDLNDLADQKMILRHHGGAALPSSSVNTSWHDRKSTQTQEKERIARKVASEIPDGATLFIDIGTTPEAVAHALLNHNDLRIVTNNLNVANTLMAKEDFRIILAGGELRSRDGGIIGEATLDFISQFRLDFGILGISGIDSDGSLLEFDYHEVRTKRAIIENSRHVMLVVDHSKFGRNAMVNMGSISMVDAVYTDVMPPAGILKVITDNNLQLELC; this is encoded by the coding sequence ATGAAACAAACACAACGTCATGACGCGATTATCGAGCTGGTAAAGAAACAGGGATACGTCAGCACCGAAGAGCTGGTCGAACAATTTGCCGTCAGCCCGCAGACCATTCGTCGCGATCTGAATGATTTAGCCGATCAGAAAATGATTCTCCGCCACCACGGCGGCGCCGCGCTGCCTTCCAGCTCGGTGAACACCTCCTGGCACGACAGGAAATCGACTCAGACCCAGGAAAAAGAGCGCATTGCCCGCAAGGTAGCCAGCGAAATTCCGGACGGCGCGACGCTGTTTATCGATATCGGCACCACGCCGGAAGCGGTCGCGCATGCGCTGCTCAACCATAACGATCTGCGCATCGTCACCAATAACCTCAACGTCGCCAACACGCTTATGGCGAAAGAGGACTTCCGTATCATTCTGGCCGGCGGCGAGCTGCGCAGCCGGGATGGCGGCATTATCGGTGAAGCCACCCTCGATTTTATCTCCCAGTTCCGCCTCGATTTCGGCATTCTCGGCATTAGCGGCATTGATAGCGATGGCTCGCTGCTGGAGTTTGACTACCATGAAGTGCGCACCAAGCGGGCGATTATTGAAAACTCGCGCCACGTAATGCTGGTTGTTGATCATTCTAAATTTGGCCGCAATGCGATGGTGAACATGGGCAGCATCAGCATGGTCGATGCGGTGTACACCGATGTGATGCCGCCCGCGGGCATACTTAAGGTGATTACTGATAACAACCTTCAGCTGGAGCTGTGCTGA
- the glpG gene encoding rhomboid family intramembrane serine protease GlpG — protein sequence MLMITSFANPRVAQAFVDYMATQGIILTIQQHTQSDIWLADESQAGRVQAELARFLENPADPRYLAASWQAGQTNSGLHYQRFPFLATLRRNAGPVTWGVLFACIAVFVLQTVLGDQPVMLLLAWPYDPSLKFEVWRYFSHALMHFSLMHILFNLLWWWYLGGAVEKRIGSGKLVVITVISALLSGFVQHQFSGPWFGGLSGVVYALMGYVWLRGERDPQSGIYLQRGLILFSLVWLIAGWFDVFGMSIANGAHVAGLVTGLAMAFVDTQNVRKRT from the coding sequence ATGTTAATGATCACCTCTTTTGCCAACCCGCGCGTGGCCCAGGCGTTTGTCGATTATATGGCGACGCAGGGAATTATTCTGACTATTCAGCAGCATACGCAGAGCGATATCTGGCTGGCTGATGAGAGCCAGGCCGGACGCGTGCAGGCCGAGCTGGCCCGCTTCCTGGAGAATCCTGCCGATCCGCGTTACCTCGCCGCCAGCTGGCAGGCGGGGCAGACCAACAGCGGGCTGCACTATCAGCGTTTCCCCTTTTTAGCGACGCTTCGCCGTAACGCCGGGCCGGTAACCTGGGGAGTACTCTTCGCCTGCATCGCCGTCTTTGTCCTACAAACGGTTCTTGGCGACCAACCGGTCATGCTGCTGCTGGCCTGGCCCTACGATCCTTCGTTGAAATTTGAAGTCTGGCGCTACTTTAGCCATGCGCTCATGCACTTCTCGCTGATGCATATTCTGTTTAACCTGCTATGGTGGTGGTATCTCGGCGGGGCGGTAGAAAAGCGCATTGGCAGCGGCAAGCTGGTGGTGATTACCGTAATCAGCGCCTTGCTGAGCGGCTTTGTTCAGCATCAGTTTAGCGGCCCGTGGTTTGGCGGTCTCTCCGGTGTGGTCTATGCGCTGATGGGCTATGTCTGGCTACGAGGCGAGCGCGATCCCCAGAGCGGCATTTATTTACAGCGCGGCTTGATACTCTTCTCTTTAGTATGGTTAATTGCTGGATGGTTTGATGTTTTCGGCATGTCGATTGCGAATGGCGCACACGTGGCTGGTCTGGTGACCGGGCTGGCGATGGCGTTTGTTGATACGCAGAATGTGCGAAAACGAACGTAG
- the glpE gene encoding thiosulfate sulfurtransferase GlpE — MDHFECINVEEAHQKMHQQTAVLVDIRDPQSFAMGHTPGAFHLTNDTLGAFMRDNDFDTAVMVMCYHGNSSKGAAQYLLQQGYDKVYSVDGGFDAWHRHFPAEVAHGAL; from the coding sequence ATGGATCACTTTGAATGTATTAACGTAGAAGAAGCCCACCAGAAGATGCATCAGCAGACGGCGGTGCTGGTGGATATCCGCGACCCGCAAAGTTTTGCAATGGGCCATACGCCGGGTGCCTTTCATCTGACTAACGATACGCTGGGCGCGTTTATGCGAGATAACGATTTTGATACGGCGGTCATGGTGATGTGCTACCACGGTAATAGCAGCAAAGGCGCTGCGCAGTACCTTTTGCAGCAGGGCTACGATAAAGTTTACAGCGTGGATGGCGGCTTTGACGCCTGGCACCGGCATTTTCCGGCGGAAGTCGCGCACGGCGCGCTTTAG
- the glpD gene encoding glycerol-3-phosphate dehydrogenase produces the protein METKDLIVIGGGINGAGIAADAAGRGLSVLMLEASDLACATSSASSKLIHGGLRYLEHYEFRLVSEALAEREVLLKMAPHIAFPMRFRLPHRPHLRPAWMIRIGLFMYDHLGKRTSLPGSTGLRFGTESVLKPEIVRGFEYSDCWVDDARLVLANAQMVVRKGGEVRTRTRAISAKRENGLWVVEAEDIDSGEKFTWQARGLVNATGPWVKQFFDEGMHLRSPYGIRLIKGSHIVVPRVHTQKQAYILQNEDKRIVFVIPWMDEFSIIGTTDVEYQGDPKAVAIDDKEVNYLLNVYNAHFKKTLTRDDIVWTYSGVRPLCDDESDSPQAITRDYTLDIHDENGQAPLLSVFGGKLTTYRKLAEHALEKLTPYYKGIGPAWTKTAVLPGGDIGGDRDDYAAKLRRRFSFISESMARHYARTYGSNSEWILGEATSVAELGEDFGHEFYEAELRYLVEHEWVRSLDDAIWRRTKQGMWLTAEQQTRISEWLAQHAGKSELSLAS, from the coding sequence GTGGAAACCAAAGATCTGATTGTGATAGGGGGAGGCATCAACGGTGCCGGTATCGCGGCAGACGCCGCAGGGCGTGGTTTATCCGTGCTGATGCTGGAGGCCAGCGATCTGGCATGCGCCACCTCCAGCGCCAGCTCAAAGCTGATCCACGGCGGGCTGCGCTACCTTGAGCACTACGAATTCCGCCTGGTGAGCGAAGCGCTGGCCGAACGTGAGGTCTTGTTAAAAATGGCCCCGCATATCGCCTTTCCGATGCGCTTTCGTTTACCTCATCGCCCACACCTGCGCCCGGCGTGGATGATCCGCATTGGTCTGTTTATGTACGATCATCTTGGCAAGCGCACCAGCTTACCAGGCTCAACCGGGTTGCGTTTTGGCACAGAGTCAGTACTTAAACCTGAAATTGTGCGCGGTTTCGAATATTCCGACTGCTGGGTTGACGATGCACGCCTGGTGCTGGCCAACGCCCAGATGGTGGTGCGTAAAGGTGGAGAAGTCCGCACGCGAACCCGCGCCATCTCGGCAAAACGTGAAAATGGTTTATGGGTCGTCGAAGCGGAAGACATAGATAGCGGCGAGAAGTTTACCTGGCAGGCGCGTGGCCTGGTCAATGCTACCGGCCCGTGGGTCAAACAGTTCTTCGACGAAGGGATGCACCTGCGTTCACCTTATGGTATTCGCCTGATAAAGGGCAGCCATATTGTCGTGCCGCGCGTGCATACCCAAAAGCAGGCCTACATTCTGCAAAATGAAGACAAACGCATTGTGTTCGTGATCCCGTGGATGGATGAGTTCTCCATCATCGGCACCACCGACGTTGAATATCAAGGCGATCCGAAAGCCGTAGCAATCGACGACAAAGAGGTTAACTACCTGCTGAACGTCTACAACGCGCACTTTAAAAAGACGCTCACCCGCGACGACATTGTCTGGACCTACTCCGGCGTGCGCCCGCTGTGCGACGATGAATCCGATTCGCCGCAGGCCATCACCCGTGATTACACTCTTGATATCCACGATGAAAACGGCCAGGCGCCGCTGCTGTCGGTATTTGGCGGTAAACTCACGACCTACCGCAAGCTGGCCGAGCACGCGCTGGAGAAACTGACGCCCTACTATAAAGGTATTGGCCCGGCATGGACTAAAACCGCGGTACTACCCGGCGGTGATATCGGCGGCGACCGTGACGACTACGCGGCTAAGCTGCGCCGTCGCTTCTCATTTATCAGCGAGTCCATGGCCCGCCACTATGCGCGGACTTACGGCAGCAATAGCGAATGGATCCTCGGCGAAGCGACTTCGGTTGCCGAACTGGGAGAGGATTTCGGCCATGAGTTTTACGAAGCCGAGCTGCGTTATCTTGTTGAACATGAATGGGTTCGCTCACTGGATGATGCAATCTGGCGGCGGACTAAGCAGGGAATGTGGCTGACGGCAGAACAGCAGACCCGTATCAGCGAATGGCTGGCGCAGCACGCGGGAAAGTCTGAACTGTCGCTGGCGTCATAA
- the glgP gene encoding glycogen phosphorylase, producing the protein MNVPFSYSSPTLSVEALKHSIAYKLMFIIGKDPAIANKHEWLNATLFAVRDRMVERWLRSNRAQLSQEVRQVYYLSMEFLIGRTLSNALLSLGIYEDVNSALEEMGLNLEELIDEENDPGLGNGGLGRLAACFLDSLAALGLPGRGYGIRYDYGMFKQNIVDGRQKESPDYWLEYGNPWEFERHNTRYKVRFGGRIQQEGKNSRWVETEEIIAEAYDQIIPGFDTDATNTLRLWSAQASSEINLGKFNQGDYFAAVEDKNHSENVSRVLYPDDSTYSGRELRLRQEYFLVSATVQDILSRHYQLHKTYANLADKIAIHLNDTHPVLSIPELMRLLIDEHKFSWDEAFEVTCQVFSYTNHTLMSEALETWPVDMLGKILPRHLQIIFEINDYFLKTLQEQYPNDTALLGRTSIIDESNGRRVRMAWLAVVVSHKVNGVSELHSRLMVESLFAEFAKIFPMRFTNVTNGVTPRRWLALANPPLSEVLDENIGHTWRTDLSQLKELEQHIDYPKVNNAVRQAKLENKQRLANYIGQQLNVVVNPKALFDVQIKRIHEYKRQLMNVLHVITRYNRIKADPDAEWVPRVNIFAGKAASAYYMAKHIIHLINDVAAVVNNDPQIGDKLKVVFIPNYSVSLAQLIIPAADLSEQISLAGTEASGTSNMKFALNGALTIGTLDGANVEMQEHVGAENFFIFGNTAEEVEALRANGYKPRDYYEQDEELHQALTQIGTGLFSPSEPGRYRDLLDSLINFGDHYQVLADYRSYVDCQDKVDELYRHPEEWATKAMLNIANMGYFSSDRTIKEYADHIWHINPVRL; encoded by the coding sequence ATGAATGTACCTTTTAGCTACTCATCACCGACTCTGAGCGTTGAGGCGTTAAAGCACTCTATTGCTTATAAGTTGATGTTTATCATCGGCAAAGACCCGGCTATCGCTAACAAACATGAATGGCTCAACGCCACGCTGTTCGCCGTTCGCGATCGCATGGTTGAGCGCTGGCTGCGCTCAAACCGGGCGCAGCTCTCTCAGGAAGTTCGTCAGGTTTATTACCTGTCTATGGAGTTTTTGATTGGCCGTACTTTGTCCAACGCGCTGTTATCGCTCGGTATTTACGAGGATGTAAACAGCGCGCTGGAAGAGATGGGGCTGAATCTCGAAGAGCTGATTGACGAAGAGAACGACCCCGGCTTAGGCAACGGTGGTCTTGGCCGTCTGGCGGCCTGCTTCCTCGACTCGCTTGCGGCGCTGGGATTACCGGGCCGCGGCTACGGTATTCGCTACGACTACGGCATGTTTAAGCAAAATATCGTCGATGGGCGGCAGAAAGAGTCCCCGGATTATTGGCTGGAGTACGGGAACCCGTGGGAGTTCGAGCGCCATAATACGCGTTACAAAGTGCGCTTCGGCGGCCGCATTCAGCAGGAAGGTAAAAACTCACGCTGGGTGGAGACCGAAGAGATTATCGCAGAAGCCTATGACCAGATTATCCCTGGCTTTGACACCGACGCGACCAACACGCTGCGTCTGTGGAGCGCTCAGGCCAGCAGCGAAATCAACCTCGGTAAATTCAACCAGGGCGACTACTTCGCGGCGGTGGAAGATAAAAACCACTCCGAAAACGTTTCCCGCGTGCTTTACCCGGATGACTCCACCTACTCCGGTCGCGAGCTACGTCTGCGTCAGGAGTATTTCCTTGTTTCGGCAACGGTGCAGGATATTCTCAGCCGCCACTACCAGCTGCATAAAACCTACGCCAATCTGGCGGATAAAATCGCGATTCATCTCAATGACACGCACCCGGTGCTGTCGATTCCGGAGCTGATGCGCCTGCTGATTGACGAGCATAAGTTCAGCTGGGATGAGGCGTTCGAGGTGACCTGCCAGGTCTTCTCCTATACCAACCATACCCTGATGAGTGAAGCGCTGGAGACCTGGCCTGTCGATATGCTGGGTAAAATCCTGCCGCGTCATTTGCAGATTATCTTCGAGATTAACGACTACTTCCTGAAGACCCTGCAGGAGCAGTATCCCAACGATACGGCGCTGCTGGGCCGGACATCGATTATCGACGAGTCTAACGGTCGCCGCGTGCGTATGGCGTGGCTGGCGGTGGTCGTGAGCCACAAGGTCAACGGCGTATCAGAACTGCACTCCCGGCTGATGGTCGAATCGCTGTTCGCTGAATTTGCCAAAATCTTCCCGATGCGTTTTACCAACGTCACGAACGGCGTAACTCCGCGCCGCTGGCTGGCGCTGGCGAATCCGCCGTTATCGGAAGTGCTTGATGAAAATATCGGTCACACCTGGCGTACGGATTTGAGCCAGCTGAAAGAGCTAGAACAGCATATTGATTATCCGAAGGTTAACAATGCGGTGCGTCAGGCGAAGCTGGAAAACAAGCAGCGGCTGGCGAACTACATCGGGCAGCAGCTTAACGTGGTGGTGAACCCGAAGGCGCTGTTTGATGTGCAGATCAAGCGTATTCACGAGTACAAACGTCAGCTGATGAACGTGCTGCATGTGATCACTCGCTACAATCGCATCAAAGCCGATCCTGACGCTGAGTGGGTACCGCGAGTGAATATTTTCGCCGGAAAGGCAGCTTCGGCTTACTACATGGCTAAGCATATTATTCATTTAATCAACGATGTCGCGGCGGTCGTGAACAACGACCCGCAGATTGGCGATAAGCTGAAAGTGGTGTTTATCCCTAACTATAGCGTTAGCCTGGCGCAGCTGATTATTCCGGCGGCGGATCTTTCCGAGCAGATCTCGCTGGCGGGAACGGAAGCATCCGGGACCAGTAACATGAAGTTCGCGCTTAACGGCGCGTTAACCATTGGTACCCTTGACGGCGCTAACGTTGAGATGCAGGAGCACGTAGGAGCGGAGAATTTCTTTATCTTCGGTAATACGGCGGAAGAGGTGGAGGCCCTGCGTGCCAACGGCTACAAGCCGCGTGATTACTATGAACAGGATGAAGAGCTGCACCAGGCGCTGACGCAGATCGGCACCGGACTGTTCAGCCCATCGGAGCCCGGCCGCTATCGCGACCTGCTGGATTCGCTGATTAACTTCGGCGATCACTATCAGGTACTGGCGGATTACCGCAGCTACGTGGATTGTCAGGACAAGGTGGATGAGCTGTATCGCCACCCGGAAGAGTGGGCCACCAAAGCGATGCTTAACATCGCCAATATGGGGTACTTCTCATCGGATCGCACGATTAAAGAGTATGCCGATCATATCTGGCATATCAATCCGGTACGACTATAA
- the glgA gene encoding glycogen synthase GlgA, producing the protein MQVLHVCSEMFPLLKTGGLADVIGALPAAQIAGGVDTRVLLPAFPDIRRGVTDAQVVTRRETFAGRITLLFGHFNGVGIYLIDAPHLYDRPGSPYHDTNQHAYTDNVLRFALLGWVGSEMACGLDPFWRPDVVHAHDWHAGLTPAYLAARGHPAKSVFTVHNLAYQGMFYSWHMNDIELPWSFYNVHGLEFNGQISFLKAGLYYADHITAVSPTYAREITEPQFAYGMEGLLRQRQHEGRLSGILNGVDDRIWNPESDLLLATRYDRDRLEEKAENKRQLQIAMGLKVDDKAPLFAVVSRLTSQKGLDLVLEALPGLLEQGGQLALLGAGDPVLQEGFLAAAAEHPGKVGVQIGYHEAFSHRIMGGADVILVPSRFEPCGLTQLYGLKYGTLPLVRRTGGLADTVSDCSLENLADGLATGFVFEDSNALSLLRAIRRTFVLWSRPSLWRYVQRQAMNMDFSWQVAANSYRELYQRLL; encoded by the coding sequence ATGCAGGTATTACATGTATGTTCAGAGATGTTCCCGCTGTTAAAAACCGGTGGCCTGGCGGATGTGATCGGCGCGCTACCGGCAGCGCAAATTGCAGGTGGCGTCGACACGCGCGTTCTGCTGCCAGCGTTTCCTGATATCCGTCGCGGCGTGACGGATGCGCAGGTTGTGACGCGCCGGGAGACTTTTGCCGGGCGTATTACGCTGCTGTTTGGCCACTTTAACGGCGTGGGCATCTATTTGATTGATGCCCCTCATCTCTACGATCGCCCAGGGAGCCCTTATCACGACACTAATCAGCATGCCTATACCGATAACGTGCTGCGCTTTGCGCTGCTGGGTTGGGTCGGAAGCGAAATGGCCTGCGGGCTGGATCCTTTCTGGCGTCCTGACGTGGTTCACGCCCACGACTGGCATGCGGGGCTGACGCCTGCTTATCTGGCGGCACGCGGCCACCCGGCGAAGTCGGTTTTTACGGTGCATAACCTGGCTTACCAGGGGATGTTCTATTCGTGGCATATGAACGACATTGAACTGCCGTGGTCGTTCTATAACGTTCATGGCCTGGAGTTTAACGGCCAAATCTCTTTTCTGAAGGCGGGTCTCTACTACGCCGATCATATTACGGCGGTCAGCCCGACCTATGCCCGCGAGATAACCGAGCCGCAGTTTGCTTATGGGATGGAAGGGCTGCTGCGCCAGCGCCAGCACGAGGGACGTCTCTCCGGGATCCTCAATGGAGTCGATGACCGGATCTGGAATCCGGAAAGCGATCTGCTGCTGGCAACACGCTATGATCGCGATCGGCTGGAAGAAAAAGCGGAGAACAAACGCCAGCTGCAAATCGCCATGGGACTTAAGGTGGATGACAAAGCGCCGCTATTTGCCGTTGTCAGCCGCCTGACCAGCCAGAAAGGGCTGGATCTGGTGCTTGAAGCGCTGCCGGGTCTGCTTGAACAGGGTGGCCAGCTGGCGCTGCTGGGCGCGGGCGATCCGGTGCTGCAGGAGGGGTTCCTTGCGGCCGCCGCTGAGCATCCAGGCAAGGTTGGCGTACAGATTGGCTACCATGAAGCCTTTTCCCACCGCATTATGGGCGGCGCCGATGTGATTCTGGTACCCAGCCGTTTTGAACCGTGCGGCTTAACGCAGCTGTATGGTCTGAAATACGGCACGCTACCGCTCGTGCGGCGTACCGGCGGTCTGGCGGACACCGTTTCCGACTGCTCGCTGGAGAATCTCGCCGACGGTCTGGCTACCGGATTCGTTTTTGAAGATAGTAATGCCCTGTCGCTGCTGCGGGCGATTCGACGCACATTCGTATTGTGGTCGCGTCCGTCGCTCTGGCGTTACGTCCAGCGGCAGGCGATGAACATGGATTTTAGCTGGCAGGTTGCCGCAAATTCTTACCGCGAACTTTATCAACGCTTGCTGTAA
- the glgC gene encoding glucose-1-phosphate adenylyltransferase, protein MVGVEKNDPLMLARQLPIKSVALILAGGRGTRLKDLTNKRAKPAVHFGGKFRIIDFALSNCINSGIRRIGVITQYQSHTLVQHIQRGWSFFNEEMNEFVDLLPAQQRMQGENWYRGTADAVTQNLDIIRRYKAEYVVILAGDHIYKQDYSRMLIDHVEKGARCTVACMPVPIEEARAFGVMAVDETDKIIDFVEKPANPPAMPGDASKSLASMGIYVFDADYLYELLEDDDSDENSSHDFGKDIIPKITKAGMAYAHPFPLSCVQSDPQSEPYWRDVGTLEAYWKANLDLASVTPELDMYDQNWPIRTHMEPLPPAKFVQDRSGSHGMTLNSLVSGGCIISGSVVVQSVLFPRVRVNSFCNIDSAVLLPEVWVGRSCRLRRCIIDRACVIPEGMVIGENAEEDARRFYRSEEGIVLVTRDMLRKLGYPQER, encoded by the coding sequence ATGGTTGGGGTAGAAAAGAACGATCCGTTGATGCTGGCGCGTCAGTTGCCGATCAAATCCGTTGCGCTGATCCTTGCCGGGGGACGTGGTACCCGTCTGAAAGATCTGACCAATAAACGCGCGAAACCTGCTGTCCATTTTGGCGGTAAGTTCCGTATTATCGATTTTGCGTTATCTAACTGTATTAACTCAGGTATTCGTCGTATCGGCGTCATCACCCAGTATCAATCGCATACTCTGGTGCAGCATATCCAGCGCGGCTGGTCGTTCTTCAATGAAGAGATGAACGAGTTTGTGGACCTGCTGCCCGCTCAGCAAAGAATGCAGGGGGAAAACTGGTACCGCGGCACGGCGGATGCGGTGACGCAGAACCTCGATATTATTCGTCGCTACAAGGCGGAGTATGTTGTTATCCTCGCCGGTGACCATATTTACAAGCAAGACTACTCGCGCATGCTTATCGATCACGTCGAAAAAGGCGCGCGTTGCACCGTTGCCTGTATGCCGGTGCCTATTGAAGAGGCGCGGGCGTTCGGGGTGATGGCGGTGGATGAGACCGATAAAATTATCGATTTCGTCGAAAAACCGGCTAACCCTCCGGCGATGCCGGGAGATGCCAGCAAATCGCTGGCGAGTATGGGTATCTATGTCTTTGATGCTGATTATCTTTATGAGCTTCTGGAAGACGACGACAGCGATGAAAACTCCAGCCACGATTTTGGTAAAGACATTATTCCGAAAATCACCAAAGCTGGCATGGCATATGCACATCCTTTCCCACTCTCCTGCGTGCAGTCCGATCCGCAGTCAGAGCCCTACTGGCGCGATGTCGGGACCCTGGAAGCATACTGGAAAGCCAACCTCGACCTGGCTTCGGTAACCCCGGAACTCGACATGTACGACCAGAACTGGCCGATCCGCACCCATATGGAGCCTTTACCGCCGGCCAAATTCGTTCAGGACCGCTCGGGCAGCCACGGAATGACCCTGAACTCACTGGTTTCCGGCGGATGTATTATCTCCGGCTCGGTGGTAGTGCAGTCGGTGCTGTTCCCGCGCGTGCGGGTGAATTCGTTCTGTAATATTGATTCGGCCGTCTTGTTGCCAGAGGTTTGGGTTGGCCGTTCGTGCCGCCTGCGTCGCTGCATTATTGACCGCGCCTGCGTAATCCCGGAAGGTATGGTTATTGGTGAGAACGCGGAAGAGGACGCACGTCGTTTCTACCGCTCGGAGGAAGGTATCGTGCTGGTCACCCGCGACATGCTGCGGAAATTGGGGTACCCACAGGAGCGCTAA